From the genome of Cytobacillus firmus, one region includes:
- a CDS encoding phosphocarrier protein HPr, whose protein sequence is MVQKQFNVTAETGIHARPATMLVQAASKFDSEIHLEYKEKKVNLKSIMGVMSLGVGQGADITIIAEGSDEQDALNSLEETLKKEGLAE, encoded by the coding sequence ATGGTACAAAAACAATTTAATGTAACTGCAGAAACAGGAATTCACGCTCGTCCAGCAACAATGCTTGTACAGGCTGCAAGCAAATTCGACTCAGAAATTCACCTTGAATATAAAGAAAAGAAAGTAAACCTAAAATCAATCATGGGCGTTATGTCTTTAGGTGTTGGACAAGGTGCCGATATTACAATTATTGCTGAAGGCAGCGATGAACAGGATGCTCTTAACAGCCTTGAAGAAACATTGAAAAAAGAAGGATTGGCTGAATAA
- the ptsP gene encoding phosphoenolpyruvate--protein phosphotransferase, with amino-acid sequence MSFLNGIAASSGIAIAKAYRLVEPDLSFDKVTVENAEQEVKRFQSALAESKGELEVIRDNAHKELGADKAAIFDAHLLVLSDPELISPIEDKIKTENVNAESALKETADMFIAMFEQMDNEYMKERAADIRDVTKRVLSHLLGVQVVNPSTIAEEVIIIAEDLTPSDTAQLNRQFVKGFTTDIGGRTSHSAIMARSMEIPAVVGTKDSTKQINNGDMVIVDGLKGLVHINPTPEAIAEYKEEHRKFEEQKAEWAKLVNEKSVTADGHHVELAANIGTPKDLKGVVGNGGEGVGLYRTEFLYMGRDQLPTEEEQFESYKAVLEGMSGKPVVVRTLDIGGDKELPYLNLPKEMNPFLGFRAIRLCLEEQDMFRTQLRALLRASTYGNLKIMFPMIATLDEFRQGKAILEEEKQKLVSEGTQVADNIEIGIMVEIPSTAVMAEQFAKEVDFFSVGTNDLIQYTMAADRMNERVSYLYQPYNPAILRLVKMVIDAAHKEGKWAGMCGEMAGDETAIPLLLGLGLDEFSMSATSILKARSQISRLNKKDMEALAEKALHMNTAEEVVQAVKETANL; translated from the coding sequence ATGAGCTTTTTAAATGGTATTGCGGCGTCAAGCGGTATTGCTATTGCCAAGGCTTACCGTTTGGTTGAGCCAGATCTCTCTTTTGATAAAGTGACAGTCGAAAATGCTGAACAGGAAGTGAAACGCTTTCAATCAGCCTTAGCTGAATCTAAAGGTGAATTGGAAGTTATTCGCGATAATGCCCATAAAGAGCTGGGTGCAGATAAAGCAGCTATTTTTGATGCTCATCTCCTGGTATTGAGTGATCCGGAATTAATTTCGCCAATTGAAGATAAAATCAAAACAGAAAATGTAAACGCTGAATCTGCTTTAAAAGAGACTGCGGATATGTTCATTGCTATGTTTGAACAAATGGACAATGAATACATGAAAGAGCGTGCAGCGGATATCCGTGACGTAACGAAACGTGTACTTTCACATTTGCTCGGAGTACAAGTAGTGAATCCCAGCACGATTGCAGAAGAAGTTATCATCATCGCTGAAGACTTGACACCATCCGATACTGCTCAGTTAAATCGCCAGTTCGTTAAAGGATTTACAACTGACATTGGCGGAAGAACATCTCACTCAGCCATTATGGCCCGTTCCATGGAAATTCCAGCAGTAGTTGGAACAAAGGATTCTACGAAGCAAATTAATAATGGCGATATGGTTATCGTGGATGGATTAAAAGGTTTGGTACATATTAATCCGACCCCGGAGGCTATCGCTGAATACAAAGAAGAGCACCGAAAATTCGAGGAGCAAAAAGCTGAGTGGGCCAAGCTTGTCAATGAGAAATCAGTGACAGCTGATGGACATCATGTTGAATTGGCTGCCAATATTGGTACTCCTAAAGACTTGAAGGGTGTAGTTGGAAATGGCGGAGAAGGCGTTGGTCTTTACCGTACGGAATTTTTATATATGGGAAGAGATCAGCTTCCAACAGAAGAGGAGCAGTTTGAATCCTACAAAGCTGTACTCGAAGGAATGAGCGGAAAGCCGGTTGTAGTCCGCACACTGGATATCGGCGGGGATAAGGAGCTTCCTTATCTTAATCTTCCAAAGGAAATGAACCCATTCCTAGGCTTCCGTGCGATTCGCCTATGTCTGGAAGAACAGGATATGTTCAGGACGCAATTAAGGGCTTTATTAAGAGCAAGTACTTATGGAAACCTGAAAATCATGTTCCCTATGATTGCCACTCTTGATGAATTCCGTCAGGGTAAAGCAATCCTTGAAGAAGAAAAACAGAAGCTTGTCAGCGAAGGCACACAAGTTGCCGATAACATTGAAATTGGCATTATGGTTGAAATTCCTTCAACTGCTGTTATGGCTGAGCAATTCGCTAAAGAAGTAGATTTCTTCAGTGTGGGCACAAATGATCTAATTCAGTACACTATGGCTGCAGACCGCATGAATGAGCGTGTTTCTTACCTTTACCAGCCGTATAATCCTGCGATTCTGCGTTTAGTTAAAATGGTAATTGACGCAGCGCACAAAGAAGGAAAATGGGCTGGCATGTGCGGTGAAATGGCTGGAGACGAAACGGCAATTCCATTGCTGCTGGGATTAGGTCTTGACGAGTTCTCCATGAGCGCTACATCAATTCTTAAAGCCCGTTCTCAAATCAGCCGTCTGAACAAAAAGGACATGGAAGCCCTGGCTGAAAAAGCGCTTCATATGAATACAGCTGAAGAAGTAGTCCAAGCGGTAAAAGAAACAGCTAACCTGTAA